A stretch of Aedes aegypti strain LVP_AGWG chromosome 2, AaegL5.0 Primary Assembly, whole genome shotgun sequence DNA encodes these proteins:
- the LOC5576044 gene encoding armadillo repeat-containing protein 6 homolog, whose amino-acid sequence MAKVITQETFDDVVKENIVEFSMSVEESRDETVKQFEAQGINLSNIIKDLNLNADSGVPLLNEALEWLKSRQANLGGENPEDVCKQLEALSSECKLSVPHRVLAAKLGAYEMVVDILDEEKQLPKGILAKLVAAANSIINKQPDIFSFKSLDVVSRHLRNETDKAIICDLLRWLQKACILHEMNRQMIMEDTPMLKHLKTLVGHNEAEVVKNVCALFRFLILDDDIRVEFGKAHEHARTLAVETLPDITKLLFKFKSDQDLVCDLLLTVASLTVRNEFCQVVEDAGGLKFIMDAMVEFPDSIKILRESCKLLKALAGNDSVKSHIIQNGAAPLIESALNRHKDNETFARHALVCVATLALREKDNSKALFETGISETIIQTMKIHPTSKIVQRNGAWSIRNMVSRSRDQCDTFISQGAEDVLNQALADHPTITHDVKSALRDLGCKVHLNEEWKAQSDIQIKNDE is encoded by the exons ATGGCCAAAGTGATTACCCAGGAGACTTTCGACGATGTGGTCAAGGAGAACATTGTCGAGTTCTCGATGTCCGTCGAGGAATCCCGCGACGAAACGGTGAAACAGTTCGAAGCCCAGGGCATAAATCTGTCCAACATTATCAAAGATTTGAACCTCAATGCAGACAGTGGAGTTCCTTTGTTGAATGAGGCGCTGGAATGGCTGAAAAGCCGACAAGCCAATCTGGGCGGCGAAAACCCGGAGGATGTTTGCAAACAGCTGGAAGCGCTTTCGTCGGAATGTAAATTG agtGTCCCGCATCGCGTACTGGCAGCTAAGTTGGGTGCCTATGAAATGGTCGTAGATATTCTGGATGAGGAAAAACAACTGCCCAAGGGAATCCTTGCAAAGCTCGTAGCAGCGGCtaattcaataatcaataaacaaCCCGACATCTTCAGCTTCAAATCATTGGATGTTGTTTCAAG GCATTTGAGAAACGAAACCGATAAAGCAATTATTTGCGACCTTCTGCGGTGGCTTCAAAAAGCTTGTATCCTTCACGAAATGAATCGTCAGATGATTATGGAGGACACTCCAATGCTGAAGCATCTAAAGACGCTTGTCGGGCACAATGAAGCAGAAGTAGTGAAGAATGTTTGCGCTTTATTCAGGTTCCTTATCCTGGATGATGATATTCGTGTAGAGTTTGGAAAGGCTCACGAACATGCCAGAACGTTGGCCGTTGAAACCTTGCCAGATATCACCAAACTGCTGTTCA aattcAAATCCGATCAGGATCTGGTGTGTGATTTGCTATTAACGGTTGCGTCATTGACCGTGCGAAATGAATTTTGTCAAGTAGTTGAAGATGCCGGTGGCCTCAAGTTCATTATGGATGCTATGGTAGAGTTTCCCGATTCCATAAAAATTCTCAGGGAATCGTGTAAGCTGTTAAAGGCTCTTGCTGGCAACGATTCCGTGAAATCGCACATTATTCAAAACGGTGCTGCACCACTTATTGAATCAGCTCTCAACCGACACAAAGACAATGAAACCTTCGCTCGTCATGCCTTGGTATGTGTGGCCACGTTGGCTCTTAGAGAAAAGGATAATAGTAAAGCTCTGTTCGAAACTGGAATTTCCGAAACGATTATTCAAACTATGAAGATTCATCCCACCAGTAAGATTGTGCAACGAAATGGCGCCTGGTCCATAAGGAACATGGTGTCACGATCACGGGACCAGTGCGACACGTTCATCAGTCAAGGGGCAGAAGATGTGTTGAATCAGGCACTCGCTGACCACCCAACTATTACCCACGATGTCAAATCTGCGCTGCGAGATTTAGGTTGTAAGGTACATCTGAATGAAGAATGGAAGGCCCAATCCGACATTCAGATTAAGAACGATGAATAA